One Novipirellula galeiformis genomic region harbors:
- a CDS encoding DUF1559 domain-containing protein yields the protein MKRRSPKSAFTLVELLVVIAIIGVLVGLLLPAVQAAREAARRMQCSNNLKQLGLAMHNYHDTFQSLPPGWIDNASNQNRLGWGAHILPFFEQSAIFDGMKSAGAFAVPWYTIPEMTTGTSNVPQPYGKTVLPAFICPSDPSDGINENVHGYAKSNYTGIGGRHYIASGGANGTFYDNSFVKFRDMTDGLSNIVMLGERSTINEPSRGFVKKGTIWIGGTTASEYHHNNAIVNASAYYSINGTAGNWNLTSAHPGGAQFLLGDGSVRLISENIELQTYGFLGAISDGNVLGEF from the coding sequence ATGAAACGACGTTCACCGAAATCTGCGTTTACCCTTGTCGAGCTGCTAGTGGTGATTGCCATTATCGGCGTCTTGGTGGGGCTGCTTTTACCAGCGGTCCAGGCGGCTCGCGAAGCGGCTCGACGGATGCAGTGCAGCAACAACTTGAAGCAACTGGGTCTGGCAATGCACAACTATCACGATACGTTTCAATCGCTGCCGCCAGGCTGGATCGATAACGCGTCGAACCAAAATCGCTTGGGCTGGGGAGCTCACATCTTGCCGTTCTTCGAACAGTCCGCCATTTTCGATGGCATGAAAAGTGCCGGTGCTTTCGCTGTGCCCTGGTACACGATTCCCGAGATGACCACGGGGACGTCCAATGTACCGCAACCCTACGGCAAAACCGTTCTGCCCGCCTTCATCTGTCCCTCGGATCCATCGGACGGCATCAACGAGAACGTTCACGGCTACGCCAAGTCGAATTACACCGGTATCGGAGGCCGTCACTACATTGCGTCCGGCGGTGCCAATGGCACCTTCTACGACAACTCCTTCGTGAAATTTCGCGATATGACCGATGGCTTGAGCAATATCGTGATGCTCGGGGAACGGAGCACCATCAACGAACCGTCCCGCGGGTTCGTCAAGAAGGGGACGATTTGGATCGGCGGCACTACCGCAAGCGAATACCATCACAACAATGCGATCGTCAATGCGTCGGCGTATTACTCGATCAACGGCACCGCGGGCAATTGGAATTTGACCAGCGCCCATCCTGGCGGCGCCCAATTCTTGCTGGGCGATGGCTCGGTGCGGTTGATCAGCGAAAACATCGAACTGCAAACATATGGATTCTTGGGCGCCATCTCTGACGGTAACGTCTTGGGCGAGTTTTAG